A stretch of Arachis hypogaea cultivar Tifrunner chromosome 15, arahy.Tifrunner.gnm2.J5K5, whole genome shotgun sequence DNA encodes these proteins:
- the LOC112750435 gene encoding transcription factor BIM2 isoform X1, protein MRVGKGNQEEEEYDEEEFGSSKKQGPSSAPNNANNTNKDAKAVDKASVIRSKHSVTEQRRRSKINERFQILRDLIPHSDQKRDTASFLLEVIEYVQYLQEKVQKYEGSYQGWGHEPSKLMPWRNSHWRVQSFVGQPQAIKNGSGPVSPFPGKFDESNISISPTMLSGNQNMIDTDQGRDIVSKASEGQTDLASKGIALPLGMHPNMSVPVRSDGVLSHPLQGSVSEAQSTECPAASEPLSQQDELTIEGGTISISSVYSQGLLNNLTQALQSAGLDLSQASISVQINLGKRANNGPSCGTSSPKNHDMVPSSNQAFAQFRDAGSEDSDQAQKRLKTFK, encoded by the exons ATGAGGGTAGGGAAAGGGaaccaagaagaggaagagtacgaCGAAGAGGAATTCGGTTCTTCTAAGAAACAAGGCCCTTCCTCTGCCCCTAATAACGCCAATAACACCAACAAAG ATGCCAAAGCTGTTGATAAAGCAAGCGTGATAAGATCAAAACATTCGGTGACTGAGCAGCGAAGAAGAAGCAAGATAAATGAGAG ATTTCAGATATTGAGGGATCTCATACCTCATAGTGATCAAAAGAGGGACACAGCATCATTCTTACTGGAG GTGATTGAGTATGTTCAGTACTTACAGGAGAAGGTACAAAAGTATGAAGGCTCATATCAAGGTTGGGGTCATGAACCCTCAAAGTTGATGCCATGG AGAAATAGCCATTGGCGTGTGCAAAGCTTTGTTGGGCAACCTCAAGCCATAAAGAATGGTTCAGGTCCGGTGTCACCTTTTCCTGGAAAGTTTGACGAAAGCAACATTAGTATCTCTCCAACTATGCTTAGCGGCAACCAGAATATGATAGACACCGATCAGGGTAGGGATATTGTCAGCAAAGCATCCGAAGGACAAACTGATTTAGCTAGCAAGGGAATAGCTCTGCCCTTGGGTATGCACCCAAACATGTCTGTTCCTGTCAGAAGCGATGGTGTACTTTCACATCCTCTACAGGGATCTGTTTCAGAAGCGCAGTCAACTGAGTGCCCTGCCGCTAGTGAACCACTGAGCCAACAGGACGAGCTGACTATTGAAGGAGGGACAATCAGCATTTCTAGTGTGTACTCCCAAGG GTTGTTGAACAATCTGACTCAGGCACTACAGAGTGCTGGTTTAGATCTATCACAGGCCAGCATTTCGGTTCAGATTAATCTTGGAAAACGAGCAAACAATGGACCAAGCTGTGGGACCTCTTCTCCCAAG AATCACGACATGGTTCCTTCCAGCAACCAAGCTTTTGCACAGTTTAGAGATGCAGGCAGTGAAGACTCGGACCAAGCTCAGAAACGTCTGAAAACATTCAAGTGA
- the LOC112750435 gene encoding transcription factor BIM2 isoform X2, whose amino-acid sequence MVTDANHASSCSVLQARNEGFQILRDLIPHSDQKRDTASFLLEVIEYVQYLQEKVQKYEGSYQGWGHEPSKLMPWRNSHWRVQSFVGQPQAIKNGSGPVSPFPGKFDESNISISPTMLSGNQNMIDTDQGRDIVSKASEGQTDLASKGIALPLGMHPNMSVPVRSDGVLSHPLQGSVSEAQSTECPAASEPLSQQDELTIEGGTISISSVYSQGLLNNLTQALQSAGLDLSQASISVQINLGKRANNGPSCGTSSPKNHDMVPSSNQAFAQFRDAGSEDSDQAQKRLKTFK is encoded by the exons ATGGTCACGGATGCCAATCATGCCAGCAGTTGCAGTGTACTCCAAGCCAGGAATGAAGG ATTTCAGATATTGAGGGATCTCATACCTCATAGTGATCAAAAGAGGGACACAGCATCATTCTTACTGGAG GTGATTGAGTATGTTCAGTACTTACAGGAGAAGGTACAAAAGTATGAAGGCTCATATCAAGGTTGGGGTCATGAACCCTCAAAGTTGATGCCATGG AGAAATAGCCATTGGCGTGTGCAAAGCTTTGTTGGGCAACCTCAAGCCATAAAGAATGGTTCAGGTCCGGTGTCACCTTTTCCTGGAAAGTTTGACGAAAGCAACATTAGTATCTCTCCAACTATGCTTAGCGGCAACCAGAATATGATAGACACCGATCAGGGTAGGGATATTGTCAGCAAAGCATCCGAAGGACAAACTGATTTAGCTAGCAAGGGAATAGCTCTGCCCTTGGGTATGCACCCAAACATGTCTGTTCCTGTCAGAAGCGATGGTGTACTTTCACATCCTCTACAGGGATCTGTTTCAGAAGCGCAGTCAACTGAGTGCCCTGCCGCTAGTGAACCACTGAGCCAACAGGACGAGCTGACTATTGAAGGAGGGACAATCAGCATTTCTAGTGTGTACTCCCAAGG GTTGTTGAACAATCTGACTCAGGCACTACAGAGTGCTGGTTTAGATCTATCACAGGCCAGCATTTCGGTTCAGATTAATCTTGGAAAACGAGCAAACAATGGACCAAGCTGTGGGACCTCTTCTCCCAAG AATCACGACATGGTTCCTTCCAGCAACCAAGCTTTTGCACAGTTTAGAGATGCAGGCAGTGAAGACTCGGACCAAGCTCAGAAACGTCTGAAAACATTCAAGTGA